Proteins from a single region of Solidesulfovibrio fructosivorans JJ]:
- a CDS encoding NADH-ubiquinone oxidoreductase-F iron-sulfur binding region domain-containing protein has protein sequence MEGPNQESTSVAPAALSPAVAGQRRVIVCAGTGCVANGSKKVLAALETQMAEAGLDVVLEFKPEGHGDGVRLSHSGCQGFCQMGPLVTILPENTLYTKVAVEDVPDIVDLTLKKGEPVERLLYVEPRTKKRCLGPEQIPFYQRQSRYVLKECGFIDPDEIREYVAHGGYDAARKAFTEMDGKAVCDVISASGLRGRGGGGFPTGRKWEAARIQDNPKKYVICNGDEGDPGAFMDRSVMEGNPHCIIEGMMIAARGIGADEGYIYVRAEYPLAVKRMRHAVAEAEAAGYLGDDVFGSGQSFRLEVMEGAGAFVCGEETALMASIEGRRGMPAPKPPFPAQKGLWRKPTIINNVETLAQVPRIIGKGAEAYRSLGTEKSPGTKTFALTGHVCNTGLIEVPFGATLREVVINIGGGVTDDRGNIDKTGFKAVQIGGPSGGCLTPDLLDLPLDFDSLRSVGAMVGSGGLVVMNQKTCMVSVARFFMEFTQRESCGKCVLCREGTKQLLALLDDVIEGRGTAETLELLETLGHAVQIGSLCGLGKTAPNPVLSTLKHFRKEYEEHVFEKRCRAGRCKALARPTINPALCKGCRLCVKACPVGAIMGEKKQPHRIDEGLCVKCGACAAACKFGAVEGI, from the coding sequence ATGGAAGGCCCGAACCAGGAATCCACCAGCGTCGCGCCGGCCGCCCTCTCTCCCGCCGTCGCCGGTCAGCGCCGCGTCATCGTCTGCGCCGGCACCGGCTGCGTGGCCAACGGCTCCAAAAAGGTCCTCGCCGCCCTGGAAACCCAAATGGCCGAAGCCGGCCTCGACGTGGTGCTGGAATTTAAGCCCGAAGGCCACGGCGACGGCGTGCGCCTGTCCCACAGCGGCTGCCAGGGCTTTTGCCAGATGGGACCGCTGGTCACCATCCTGCCCGAGAACACCCTCTACACCAAGGTCGCCGTGGAGGACGTGCCGGACATCGTGGACCTGACGCTCAAAAAGGGCGAGCCCGTCGAGCGCCTGCTCTATGTCGAGCCCCGCACCAAAAAGCGTTGCCTCGGCCCGGAGCAGATTCCCTTCTACCAGCGCCAGTCCCGCTATGTGCTGAAAGAATGCGGCTTCATCGACCCCGACGAGATCCGCGAATACGTGGCCCACGGCGGCTACGACGCGGCCCGCAAAGCGTTTACCGAGATGGACGGCAAGGCCGTTTGCGACGTCATAAGCGCCTCCGGGCTTCGCGGCCGGGGCGGCGGCGGTTTCCCCACCGGCCGCAAGTGGGAGGCCGCCCGCATCCAGGACAACCCGAAAAAGTACGTCATCTGCAACGGCGACGAGGGCGACCCGGGCGCGTTCATGGACCGGTCCGTCATGGAGGGCAACCCCCACTGCATCATCGAGGGCATGATGATCGCCGCCCGGGGCATCGGGGCCGACGAGGGCTACATCTACGTGCGCGCCGAATATCCGCTGGCCGTCAAGCGCATGCGCCACGCCGTGGCCGAGGCCGAGGCCGCCGGGTACCTCGGCGACGACGTCTTCGGCTCGGGCCAGTCCTTCCGCCTGGAAGTCATGGAAGGGGCCGGCGCCTTCGTGTGCGGCGAGGAAACCGCGCTTATGGCCTCCATCGAGGGCCGGCGCGGCATGCCCGCCCCCAAACCGCCCTTCCCGGCCCAGAAGGGACTGTGGCGCAAGCCCACCATCATCAACAACGTCGAGACCCTGGCCCAGGTGCCCCGCATCATCGGCAAGGGGGCCGAGGCCTACCGGTCGCTCGGCACCGAGAAATCCCCGGGCACCAAGACCTTCGCCCTGACCGGCCACGTCTGCAACACCGGGCTCATCGAGGTCCCCTTCGGCGCGACCCTGCGCGAGGTCGTTATAAACATCGGCGGCGGCGTCACCGACGACCGGGGCAATATCGACAAGACCGGGTTCAAGGCCGTGCAGATCGGCGGCCCCTCGGGCGGCTGCCTGACCCCGGACCTGCTCGACCTGCCGCTTGATTTCGATTCCCTGCGCTCGGTCGGGGCCATGGTCGGCTCGGGCGGGCTGGTCGTCATGAACCAGAAGACCTGCATGGTCTCGGTCGCCCGCTTCTTCATGGAATTCACCCAGCGCGAGTCCTGCGGCAAGTGCGTGCTTTGCCGCGAGGGCACGAAGCAGCTGCTGGCCCTGCTCGACGACGTCATCGAGGGCCGGGGCACGGCCGAAACCCTGGAACTGCTCGAAACCCTCGGCCACGCCGTGCAGATCGGCTCCCTTTGCGGCCTGGGCAAGACCGCGCCGAACCCGGTGCTCTCCACCCTCAAGCACTTCCGCAAGGAATACGAGGAGCACGTCTTCGAGAAGCGCTGCCGGGCCGGGCGCTGCAAGGCCCTGGCCCGGCCGACCATCAACCCGGCCCTGTGCAAGGGCTGCCGGTTGTGCGTCAAGGCCTGCCCGGTCGGTGCCATCATGGGCGAGAAAAAACAGCCCCACCGCATCGACGAGGGGCTTTGCGTCAAGTGCGGCGCGTGCGCGGCGGCCTGCAAGTTCGGCGCGGTGGAGGGAATCTAG
- a CDS encoding pilus assembly protein TadG-related protein, whose protein sequence is MIRFTETRRPPAQAGSVAVIVALSMIVLAGFATLAVDYGFLEYKRSQLQNAADAAALAGASVLVQYGANQEAVTDTAVLYGQANLNDSDSKEMAIRNSDVTYPDAVSVRATVGRTQERGNPVEMFLGRILGWNTQDIAATGVAALFCSKSSKCLKPWSPPAKFTWKDDCDADKKYYNNNQLDAGSVCEMNSVEVQGYDNNDVGTPIILKFGDPSGTVTPGHYQPVDYPPASSGTPMTGGDAYRDNIAGCTGSNDGIVNTGDELQVEPGDMVGPTKQGLKELLDQDPGASWDSATNSIVDSAYSDPLSSPRVALVPFYDPRYPQTSGRNTLRVYQLGAVFIEQIDGNGNVTGRFVKSMAVDPVRQTGCDPADTYALYGASLTH, encoded by the coding sequence ATGATCCGATTCACCGAAACAAGGCGGCCCCCGGCGCAAGCGGGATCGGTCGCCGTCATCGTGGCCCTGTCCATGATCGTTCTGGCCGGCTTCGCCACATTGGCCGTGGATTACGGCTTTCTGGAATACAAGCGCAGCCAGCTGCAAAACGCCGCCGACGCGGCCGCCCTGGCCGGCGCGAGCGTCCTCGTCCAATACGGCGCCAATCAGGAAGCGGTGACCGACACCGCGGTGCTCTACGGCCAGGCGAACCTCAACGACTCCGATTCGAAGGAAATGGCCATCCGCAATTCCGACGTGACCTATCCCGATGCCGTGTCGGTGCGGGCCACGGTCGGCCGCACCCAGGAGCGGGGCAATCCGGTGGAAATGTTTCTGGGCCGGATCCTCGGCTGGAACACCCAGGACATAGCGGCCACGGGCGTTGCCGCGCTTTTTTGTTCCAAAAGCAGCAAATGCCTCAAGCCCTGGTCGCCGCCGGCCAAGTTCACCTGGAAAGACGATTGCGACGCCGACAAGAAGTATTACAACAACAACCAGCTCGACGCCGGCAGCGTCTGCGAGATGAATTCGGTCGAGGTGCAGGGCTACGACAACAACGACGTCGGCACGCCGATCATCCTCAAATTCGGCGACCCGAGTGGCACCGTGACTCCGGGGCATTACCAGCCCGTGGACTACCCCCCCGCCAGCAGCGGCACCCCGATGACCGGCGGCGACGCCTATCGCGACAATATCGCCGGGTGCACGGGATCGAACGACGGCATCGTCAACACGGGCGACGAGTTGCAGGTCGAACCCGGCGACATGGTCGGCCCGACCAAGCAAGGCCTCAAGGAACTCCTGGACCAGGACCCGGGCGCGTCGTGGGACAGCGCCACGAATTCCATCGTCGACAGCGCCTACAGCGATCCGCTCAGCAGCCCGCGCGTCGCGCTCGTTCCCTTTTACGACCCGCGCTATCCGCAGACCAGCGGACGCAACACCCTGCGCGTCTACCAGCTCGGGGCCGTGTTCATCGAACAGATCGACGGCAACGGCAACGTGACCGGACGTTTCGTGAAGTCCATGGCCGTCGATCCCGTCCGCCAGACAGGCTGCGACCCGGCCGACACCTATGCGCTTTACGGCGCGTCCCTGACCCACTGA
- a CDS encoding CreA family protein → MRRTLVFACFAVLTLAAAVRPAVAEEVGCVTTEWKLLGANHKVCVNAFDDPDLPCVTCYMSQARTGGISGAVGLAEDPSEFSLDCRQTCAIDLPQKFPKKKKVFSEGTSVFFKDTQVTRFYDEKRKALIYLAVSRKIVSGSPKNSISTVVIR, encoded by the coding sequence ATGCGCCGCACCTTAGTTTTCGCCTGTTTCGCCGTCCTGACCCTGGCCGCCGCCGTCCGGCCGGCCGTTGCCGAGGAAGTCGGCTGCGTCACCACCGAATGGAAACTGCTCGGAGCCAACCATAAAGTCTGCGTCAACGCCTTCGACGACCCGGACCTGCCCTGCGTCACCTGCTACATGAGCCAGGCCCGCACCGGCGGCATCTCCGGGGCCGTGGGGCTGGCCGAGGACCCGTCCGAATTCTCCCTGGACTGCCGGCAGACCTGCGCCATCGACCTGCCGCAAAAGTTCCCCAAAAAAAAGAAGGTGTTTTCCGAAGGCACCTCGGTCTTCTTCAAGGACACCCAGGTCACGCGCTTTTATGACGAAAAGCGCAAGGCGCTCATCTACCTGGCCGTCAGCCGCAAGATCGTCTCCGGCTCGCCGAAAAATTCCATCTCCACCGTCGTCATCCGCTAG
- a CDS encoding class I SAM-dependent methyltransferase, with protein MRTTAALTFAHKLLARTLGPGRVAVDATAGNGNDALALAGLVAPDGVVHCFDIQAEALEKTRKRLEAAGLGHLARYHAAGHEAMLSRLPRAHHGRVAAAVFNLGFLPGGDEAVITRPKTTLAALDAASAVLAPDGGIAVVCYTGHPGGADETEAVAAWCVNLPFHAWRAARYELVNKPGCPIIAFFVERRSET; from the coding sequence GTGCGCACCACCGCCGCCCTGACATTCGCCCACAAGCTCCTGGCCCGGACCCTTGGCCCGGGCCGCGTGGCCGTGGACGCCACGGCCGGCAACGGCAACGACGCCCTGGCCCTGGCCGGGCTGGTCGCCCCGGATGGGGTGGTGCACTGCTTCGACATCCAGGCCGAGGCCCTGGAAAAGACCCGCAAGCGTCTCGAAGCGGCCGGGCTCGGCCACCTCGCCCGCTATCACGCCGCCGGACACGAGGCCATGCTTTCGCGTCTGCCCCGGGCGCACCACGGCCGGGTGGCGGCGGCGGTCTTCAACCTCGGCTTTTTGCCCGGCGGCGACGAAGCCGTCATCACGCGGCCAAAGACGACCCTGGCCGCCCTTGACGCCGCAAGCGCCGTCCTGGCTCCGGACGGTGGCATCGCCGTGGTCTGCTACACCGGACATCCCGGCGGCGCGGACGAGACTGAGGCGGTCGCCGCTTGGTGCGTGAACCTTCCGTTTCATGCCTGGCGCGCCGCCCGCTACGAACTGGTCAACAAGCCGGGCTGCCCCATTATCGCCTTTTTCGTCGAGCGTCGCTCGGAGACGTAG
- a CDS encoding DUF6790 family protein yields the protein MELLAAFLTALVAFFAASALPDYGSGLLLVLGPLFGLLVAARKGLRGHERLAYALKYLVFFFVGVGGIWGGVGHVFFADKIAASIGWAPSPFQFEVGMANFGFGLAGILVPFFRPGYWFGAAVGQCVFMLGAAAGHIASMRAGNFAPNNAGVIFYTDILGPVAMLVLFAILARAKESRPR from the coding sequence ATGGAACTGCTTGCCGCCTTTTTGACCGCGCTTGTCGCCTTTTTCGCCGCTTCGGCCCTGCCCGATTACGGCAGCGGCCTGTTGCTTGTCCTCGGACCGCTCTTCGGCCTGCTCGTGGCCGCGAGAAAAGGCCTGCGCGGCCATGAACGTCTGGCCTACGCGCTCAAGTATCTGGTCTTTTTCTTCGTCGGCGTGGGCGGCATCTGGGGCGGGGTCGGCCACGTCTTTTTCGCCGACAAGATCGCCGCCTCCATCGGCTGGGCCCCGAGCCCCTTCCAGTTCGAGGTGGGCATGGCCAATTTCGGCTTCGGCCTGGCCGGCATACTGGTCCCCTTCTTCCGGCCGGGCTACTGGTTCGGGGCGGCCGTTGGCCAGTGCGTCTTCATGCTCGGCGCGGCGGCCGGCCATATCGCCTCCATGCGGGCCGGCAATTTCGCGCCCAACAACGCCGGCGTGATCTTTTACACCGACATCCTGGGTCCCGTGGCCATGCTGGTCCTTTTTGCCATCCTGGCCCGCGCCAAGGAGAGCCGGCCCCGGTGA
- a CDS encoding YchJ family protein: MTDPCPCGSGLSFEACCGPYLDGKPAPTAEALMRSRYTAYARNDMAHLERTLAPRQRAAFRPAETLAWSADVVWTGLTVLAVTDGGPDDDTGVVEFRAAFEKAGEPMTLHERSRFKKKDGCWVYVDGRPGSTEPAPAPAAPKAGRNDPCPCGSGKKYKRCCGR; this comes from the coding sequence ATGACCGATCCCTGTCCCTGCGGGTCCGGCCTCTCCTTCGAGGCCTGCTGCGGCCCCTATCTCGACGGCAAGCCGGCGCCCACGGCCGAGGCGCTCATGCGCTCGCGCTACACCGCCTATGCCCGAAACGACATGGCCCATCTCGAGCGCACCCTGGCCCCGCGCCAGCGGGCGGCCTTTCGCCCGGCCGAGACCCTGGCCTGGAGCGCCGATGTGGTCTGGACCGGACTGACCGTCCTCGCTGTTACGGACGGCGGCCCGGACGACGACACCGGCGTGGTGGAATTTCGCGCCGCCTTCGAAAAGGCCGGCGAGCCCATGACGCTGCACGAACGCAGCCGGTTCAAGAAAAAGGACGGCTGCTGGGTCTACGTCGACGGCCGCCCCGGAAGCACGGAGCCGGCTCCCGCTCCGGCCGCGCCCAAGGCCGGACGCAACGATCCCTGTCCCTGCGGCAGCGGCAAGAAGTATAAGCGCTGCTGCGGCCGCTGA
- a CDS encoding NADH-quinone oxidoreductase subunit NuoE family protein translates to MEPKLAASLAETAKFQKLCGILDHYGRHPARLVPILQALQEEYRYLPEEVLSYVATSLRIPEANVFGVATFYAHFALTPKGKYIVRLCDGTACHVKHSIPILEALRGRLSLSEEKTTTPDMLFTVETVACLGACGLAPVMVINEDVYGQMTPQRAVSLIDSIRAKELQ, encoded by the coding sequence ATGGAGCCCAAGTTGGCCGCGTCACTGGCGGAAACCGCCAAATTCCAGAAGCTGTGCGGCATCCTCGACCATTACGGACGCCACCCGGCCCGACTCGTTCCCATTTTGCAGGCGCTGCAGGAAGAGTACCGCTACCTCCCCGAGGAAGTCCTCTCGTACGTCGCGACCTCGCTGCGCATTCCCGAGGCCAACGTCTTTGGCGTGGCCACCTTTTACGCCCACTTCGCGCTCACGCCCAAGGGCAAGTACATCGTGCGGCTGTGCGACGGAACGGCCTGCCACGTCAAGCATTCCATCCCCATCCTCGAGGCCCTGCGCGGGCGCCTTTCCCTTTCCGAGGAAAAGACCACCACGCCGGACATGCTTTTCACCGTGGAGACCGTGGCCTGTCTCGGCGCCTGCGGCCTGGCCCCGGTCATGGTCATAAACGAGGACGTCTACGGCCAGATGACCCCGCAACGGGCCGTTTCGCTCATCGATTCCATCCGCGCCAAGGAGTTGCAATAA
- a CDS encoding Dabb family protein yields MIKHIVMWTLKDQAEGRDKAANAAEMQSRLLALKGKLPQAVELEVAVGGEIFAAVPETDVVLSSSFRTKEDLQTYAVHPLHLEVVEFIKKVVSERRVVDYEV; encoded by the coding sequence ATGATCAAGCACATCGTCATGTGGACCCTCAAGGACCAGGCCGAAGGCCGCGACAAGGCCGCCAACGCAGCCGAAATGCAGTCCCGCCTGCTCGCCCTCAAAGGAAAACTGCCCCAGGCCGTGGAGCTGGAAGTCGCCGTCGGCGGGGAAATCTTCGCCGCCGTGCCCGAGACGGACGTGGTGCTCTCTTCCTCCTTCCGTACCAAGGAGGATCTGCAAACCTACGCCGTGCACCCGCTGCACCTCGAGGTCGTGGAGTTCATCAAGAAGGTCGTGTCCGAGCGCCGCGTCGTCGATTACGAGGTGTAG
- a CDS encoding methyl-accepting chemotaxis protein, protein MQLKSIQAKILLLAGGCLLATAAALVGYNLYSAGKTQALVSKRVSDLLESEAKRNLTMLAANQASVIQSTLENNLVTARTMAKVFEVLREDVGKLAARDGIQNPVRNILNDILHRVLENNPTFLGAYSAWEPNALDGRDKEFVGKADEGYDATGRFIPYWNRGVDGKIARQALADYESREVNDNGVGKGAWYQQSRERKKEIVLDPLPYIVQGKKDWLATVNAPILENGKYLGLAGTDLRLNFMQDLVEKVDASLYEGRGDVTIVSHAGLVAASSDHPGAIGKPLKTIFKEWKGLVEAVKAGKAQLDVSPNSGMYRALAPISLGRTDHPWAVLIRVHPDIVLAQSRELDATMAALNHDSALWQVGVALGVTVLALGVLWAFAAGLVRPLRQAAAFAGKVAEGDFSQSLAINQADETGVLAKALTRMVDNLKGMIAQAEEKSREAAAEAERARQAVAEADEARKHAAQAERQGKLNAASLVEEVSGAVAQASAELSAQIEQSKEGADLQRRHTGETATAMEEMNATVLEVARNASEAAQGSGQARDKAKAGADVVQQVIAAINGVQEQASSLRSNMDELGKQAEGIGNIISVISDIADQTNLLALNAAIEAARAGEAGRGFAVVADEVRKLAEKTMTATSEVGDAIRAIQIGARSSVEGVEGAARAVDQATDLAGRSGGMLEEIVSIVEASADQVRSIATASEQQSAASEQINRAVEDINKISEDTADAMAKAAVSVEELSNQAENLTRLVETLKAE, encoded by the coding sequence ATGCAACTGAAGTCGATCCAAGCAAAAATATTGCTGCTGGCAGGGGGATGCTTGCTGGCGACCGCCGCGGCGCTTGTCGGCTACAATCTGTATTCCGCGGGAAAGACACAGGCCTTGGTGTCCAAACGCGTAAGCGATCTGTTGGAATCGGAGGCGAAACGCAATCTGACCATGTTGGCCGCCAACCAGGCGTCCGTCATCCAAAGCACCCTGGAGAACAACCTTGTCACCGCCAGGACCATGGCCAAGGTGTTCGAGGTGCTGCGGGAGGATGTGGGCAAGCTGGCGGCCAGGGACGGCATCCAAAACCCGGTGCGCAATATTCTCAACGACATTTTGCACCGGGTTCTCGAGAATAATCCCACTTTTCTGGGTGCCTACTCGGCCTGGGAGCCGAACGCACTGGACGGTCGGGACAAGGAATTCGTCGGCAAGGCCGATGAAGGCTACGACGCGACCGGCCGGTTCATTCCCTACTGGAACCGCGGCGTCGACGGGAAGATCGCCCGTCAGGCGCTGGCCGATTACGAAAGCCGCGAAGTCAACGACAACGGCGTGGGCAAGGGCGCCTGGTACCAGCAGTCACGCGAGAGGAAGAAGGAAATCGTCCTCGACCCGCTGCCCTATATCGTCCAGGGCAAGAAGGACTGGCTGGCCACCGTCAATGCGCCCATCCTGGAAAACGGCAAGTATCTCGGCCTGGCCGGCACGGATCTGCGGCTCAACTTCATGCAGGACCTGGTCGAAAAGGTCGACGCCAGCCTCTATGAGGGCCGGGGCGACGTGACCATCGTCAGCCATGCCGGGCTGGTGGCCGCCAGCAGTGATCACCCCGGGGCCATCGGCAAGCCGCTCAAGACCATTTTCAAGGAATGGAAAGGCCTCGTCGAGGCGGTCAAGGCCGGCAAAGCCCAGCTCGACGTGAGCCCGAACTCGGGCATGTACCGGGCCCTGGCCCCCATCAGCCTGGGCCGCACCGACCACCCCTGGGCCGTGCTCATCCGCGTCCATCCGGATATCGTCCTGGCCCAAAGCCGGGAACTCGACGCCACCATGGCCGCTTTGAACCATGACAGCGCCTTGTGGCAGGTGGGCGTGGCCCTCGGCGTCACGGTCCTGGCCCTGGGCGTGCTGTGGGCGTTTGCCGCCGGGCTCGTCCGGCCCCTGCGGCAGGCGGCGGCCTTTGCCGGCAAGGTGGCCGAAGGGGATTTCTCCCAGTCCCTGGCCATCAATCAGGCCGACGAAACGGGGGTTTTGGCCAAGGCGCTGACGCGCATGGTCGACAACCTCAAGGGCATGATCGCCCAGGCCGAGGAGAAAAGCCGCGAGGCCGCGGCCGAAGCCGAACGGGCCCGGCAGGCGGTGGCCGAGGCCGACGAGGCGAGAAAGCATGCCGCCCAGGCCGAACGGCAGGGCAAGCTCAATGCCGCGTCCCTGGTCGAGGAGGTCTCCGGCGCGGTGGCCCAGGCCTCGGCGGAACTCTCCGCCCAGATCGAGCAATCCAAGGAAGGGGCGGACCTGCAACGCCGCCATACCGGCGAGACCGCCACGGCCATGGAGGAAATGAACGCCACCGTGCTCGAGGTGGCCAGAAACGCCTCCGAGGCCGCCCAGGGCTCGGGGCAGGCCCGGGACAAGGCCAAGGCCGGGGCCGATGTGGTGCAGCAGGTGATCGCGGCCATAAACGGCGTCCAGGAGCAGGCTTCCTCCCTGCGCTCCAATATGGATGAACTCGGCAAGCAGGCCGAGGGCATCGGCAACATCATCAGCGTGATTTCCGACATCGCCGACCAGACCAACCTGCTCGCCCTGAACGCGGCCATCGAAGCGGCCCGGGCCGGCGAGGCCGGGCGCGGTTTCGCCGTGGTGGCCGACGAAGTCCGCAAGCTGGCCGAAAAGACCATGACCGCGACCAGCGAGGTGGGCGACGCCATCCGCGCCATTCAGATCGGGGCGCGCTCCAGCGTCGAAGGCGTGGAAGGCGCGGCCCGGGCCGTGGATCAGGCCACGGATCTGGCCGGCCGGTCCGGCGGCATGCTCGAGGAGATCGTGTCCATCGTCGAGGCCTCGGCCGACCAGGTACGTTCCATCGCCACGGCCTCCGAACAGCAGTCGGCGGCCAGCGAGCAGATCAACCGGGCCGTGGAGGACATCAACAAGATCTCCGAGGATACGGCCGACGCCATGGCCAAGGCCGCCGTTTCCGTGGAAGAGCTCTCCAACCAGGCCGAAAACCTGACCCGCCTCGTGGAGACGCTCAAGGCGGAGTAG
- a CDS encoding [FeFe] hydrogenase, group A encodes MTKSVAPTVTIDGKVVPIEGERNLLELIRKVRIDLPTFCYHSELSVYGACRLCLVEVKNRGIMGACSTPPEPGMEIRIHTKELREIRKIAVELLLANHNQSCPTCFRNGACKLQEIARKLGVSQVRFKPVQEPVPVDVSSPSLVRDPNKCVLCGDCVRMCSEIQGIGAIGFAFRGHKTAVLPAFGKGLANVECVNCGQCSSVCPTGALTPKSEIEDVWNLLANPEVTVVAQIAPAVRVGLGECFGAAPGDPIMGRLVAAMKTIGFDQVYDTTFAADLTVIEEAEEFLARKAAGEKLPQFTSCCPGWVQFAEQYYPELLPNLSSCRSPQQMFGSLVKEMLPEQLGIPRKKLAIVSVMPCTAKKFEARRPEFAKDGSPDVDNVLTTQEMARMIEQAGLRFNDLEPQSRDMPYGFGTGAGVIFGTTGGVTEAVLRYAAEKVTGQTLYDTDFNDVRGESGLREVNVEVGGNTLHLAVVYGLANARVVCEKIKAGTCDYDLIEVMACPGGCVGGAGQPVNLDLAARKRRAQGLYRSDKGRQLHKAQDNVFVNQCYAKFLGDVGGHKAHELLHTGYQSRRRIADETLVILDGAGEPRLRVQVCLGTSCHLRGAQDILTGLLGHIAEQGLTNAVDVRASFCHEKCADGPTVQINGDVMTHCTLESVIAALDAHLQNPLPPTAGASAGTGCACGKG; translated from the coding sequence ATGACCAAGTCTGTTGCACCAACTGTCACCATTGACGGCAAGGTCGTCCCCATCGAAGGGGAACGCAACCTGCTCGAGCTGATCCGCAAGGTGAGGATCGACCTGCCGACCTTTTGCTACCACTCCGAACTCTCGGTCTACGGCGCCTGCCGCCTGTGCCTGGTGGAGGTGAAAAACCGGGGCATCATGGGCGCCTGCTCCACCCCGCCGGAACCGGGCATGGAGATCCGCATCCACACCAAGGAGCTGCGCGAGATCCGCAAGATCGCCGTGGAGCTGCTTCTGGCCAACCACAACCAGAGTTGCCCCACCTGCTTTCGCAACGGGGCCTGCAAGCTCCAGGAAATCGCCCGCAAGCTCGGCGTGTCCCAGGTCCGCTTCAAGCCCGTGCAGGAGCCCGTGCCCGTGGACGTCTCCTCGCCGTCGCTGGTGCGCGACCCCAACAAGTGCGTGCTGTGCGGCGACTGCGTGCGCATGTGCTCGGAAATCCAGGGCATCGGCGCCATCGGCTTCGCCTTCCGAGGGCATAAGACCGCCGTGCTGCCGGCCTTCGGCAAGGGGCTGGCCAATGTGGAGTGCGTCAACTGCGGCCAGTGCTCGAGCGTGTGCCCGACCGGGGCGCTGACCCCCAAATCCGAGATCGAGGACGTCTGGAACCTACTGGCCAATCCCGAAGTTACGGTGGTGGCGCAAATCGCCCCGGCCGTGCGCGTGGGCCTCGGCGAGTGCTTCGGCGCCGCCCCCGGCGACCCGATCATGGGCCGGCTGGTCGCGGCCATGAAGACCATCGGCTTCGACCAGGTCTACGACACCACCTTCGCCGCCGACCTCACCGTCATCGAGGAGGCCGAGGAATTCCTGGCCAGAAAGGCCGCCGGCGAAAAGCTGCCCCAGTTCACCTCCTGCTGCCCCGGCTGGGTCCAGTTCGCCGAGCAGTACTACCCGGAACTGCTGCCGAACCTCTCCTCCTGCCGTTCGCCCCAGCAGATGTTCGGCTCCCTGGTCAAGGAAATGCTGCCCGAACAGCTCGGCATCCCGCGCAAGAAACTGGCCATCGTCTCGGTCATGCCCTGCACGGCCAAGAAGTTCGAGGCGCGCCGGCCGGAATTCGCCAAGGACGGCTCCCCGGACGTGGACAACGTGCTGACCACCCAGGAGATGGCCCGCATGATCGAGCAGGCCGGGCTGCGCTTCAACGACCTCGAGCCCCAGTCCCGCGACATGCCCTACGGCTTCGGCACGGGCGCGGGCGTGATCTTCGGCACCACCGGCGGCGTCACCGAGGCGGTGCTGCGCTATGCCGCCGAAAAGGTCACCGGCCAGACCCTCTACGACACCGACTTCAACGACGTGCGCGGCGAATCGGGCCTGCGCGAGGTCAATGTGGAAGTGGGCGGCAACACCCTGCATCTGGCCGTGGTCTACGGCCTGGCCAACGCCCGGGTGGTCTGCGAGAAAATCAAGGCCGGGACCTGCGACTACGACCTCATCGAGGTCATGGCCTGCCCCGGCGGCTGCGTCGGCGGCGCGGGCCAGCCGGTCAACCTGGACCTGGCCGCCCGCAAGCGCCGGGCCCAGGGGCTCTACAGATCCGACAAGGGCCGCCAGCTCCACAAGGCCCAGGACAACGTCTTCGTCAACCAGTGCTACGCCAAGTTCCTGGGCGATGTCGGCGGGCACAAGGCCCACGAGCTGCTGCACACCGGCTACCAGAGCCGGCGGCGCATCGCCGACGAGACCCTCGTGATCCTCGACGGCGCGGGCGAGCCGCGCCTGCGCGTCCAGGTGTGCCTCGGCACGAGCTGCCACCTGCGCGGGGCCCAGGACATCCTGACCGGCCTGCTCGGGCATATCGCCGAACAGGGCCTCACCAACGCCGTGGACGTGCGGGCGTCGTTTTGCCACGAGAAGTGCGCCGACGGCCCCACCGTCCAGATCAACGGCGACGTCATGACCCACTGTACTCTGGAGTCGGTCATCGCCGCCCTGGACGCGCACCTGCAAAATCCCCTGCCGCCCACGGCCGGCGCGAGCGCCGGCACGGGCTGCGCCTGCGGCAAGGGGTAA